From one Lotus japonicus ecotype B-129 chromosome 3, LjGifu_v1.2 genomic stretch:
- the LOC130746969 gene encoding transcription factor MYB14-like → MVRAPYFDANGVKKGAWSEEEDKILSAYVERCGNPNWRQLPKYAGLARCGKSCRLRWMNYLRPNLKRGSYTQKEEQTIMDLHKKYGNKWSLIAEKLPGRTDNEIKNYWHSHVKKLLKRNETTSSDAASADSHHILESTISMSSEMPCYTENNSPASFSSVHTESNVSFTREEDDIASWGTLDGLNSSFWTEPFITENAFNQNYFPNSCYEAEDTFVIW, encoded by the exons ATGGTTAGAGCTCCTTATTTTGATGCAAATGGAGTAAAGAAAGGTGCATGGAGTGAGGAAGAGGATAAGATACTCTCGGCTTACGTTGAGAGATGCGGCAACCCAAATTGGCGTCAACTCCCAAAGTACGCAG GCTTGGCAAGATGTGGAAAGAGTTGCAGGCTCCGTTGGATGAATTACCTGCGGCCAAATCTGAAACGAGGGAGCTACACTCAAAAGGAAGAGCAAACAATCATGGATTTACACAAAAAATATGGAAACAA ATGGTCTTTGATTGCTGAAAAACTACCCGGAAGAACAGACAACGAGATAAAGAACTACTGGCACAGTCACGTGAAGAAATTGTTAAAGCGCAATGAGACCACATCATCTGATGCTGCTAGTGCTGATTCCCACCACATTTTGGAAAGTACAATTTCCATGTCCTCTGAAATGCCCTGCTACACTGAAAACAACTCCCCTGCTTCTTTTTCCTCTGTTCACACCGAATCAAACGTGAGCTTTACCAGGGAAGAAGATGACATTGCTTCATGGGGAACATTGGATGGATTGAACAGCAGTTTTTGGACAGAACCATTTATTACAGAAAACGCATTCAATCAGAATTACTTTCCAAATTCATGCTACGAGGCAGAGGATACATTTGTCATATGGTAG
- the LOC130744941 gene encoding uncharacterized protein LOC130744941, with the protein MTTGEGFKGRVQQRSSTKGNGGGSSSVNGGNPRCKCGEEAKVRVSRTDANPGKAFYCCYLPKGHESNCNFFRWVDDVADTDESSGLGMKAEDSMLLKELVVKNDAMLEELSMMKEVMLKNECLIEELRTIKGVLEKNVALVEEQNKFKNVELRMLRGLVCVLVMFMVISMSFVVIRGI; encoded by the exons ATGACAACGGGTGAGGGTTTCAAAGGCCGCGTTCAACAGAGGTCAAGCACGAAGGGAAATGGTGGCGGTAGCTCATCTGTTAACGGCGGAAACCCTCGATGCAAATGCGGTGAAGAGGCAAAGGTGAGGGTGTCGAGGACAGACGCGAACCCAGGGAAAGCTTTTTATTGTTGCTATCTACCCAAG GGTCATGAGTCAAACTGCAATTTTTTTCGATGGGTAGATGATGTAGCGGACACAGATGAATCCAGTGGTCTGGGTATGAAGGCTGAAGACTCTATGCTATTGAAGGAGCTTGTGGTCAAGAATGATGCTATGCTTGAGGAACTCTCAATGATGAAGGAAGTTATGCTGAAAAATGAATGTCTGATTGAGGAGTTGAGAACGATAAAGGGGGTTCTGGAGAAGAATGTTGCCTTGGTTGAGGAGCAGAACAAGTTTAAGAATGTAGAACTTAGGATGCTTAGAGGTCTTGTTTGTGTATTGGTTATGTTTATGGTGATTAGCATGTCTTTTGTTGTTATAAGGGGGATATAA
- the LOC130744942 gene encoding transcription factor MYB58-like, producing the protein MVRAPFYDKNGLKKGAWSQEEDERLRAYIQSHGHSNWRQLPKFAGLARCGKSCRLRWLNYLRPNLKHGDYTREEEEIIIKLHQQFGKRWSKIAEKLPGRTDNEIKNYWHSHLKKLLKSEENTTTYDQSKSKEGDNFEGNVRSESPESNVCDGINLVLESSLPVSTETLEGDNYSSTSCSAMNLPRPKDTSVAAPWVIEDFGGDFWTQPFVVEDSYSSNVICSDEGIALSIPNFYDGAYLL; encoded by the exons ATGGTAAGAGCTCCTTTCTATGATAAAAATGGACTGAAGAAAGGTGCATGGAGTCAAGAGGAGGATGAGAGGCTAAGAGCTTATATTCAGAGCCATGGTCATTCTAATTGGCGTCAACTCCCCAAGTTTGCAG GTTTAGCTAGGTGTGGGAAAAGTTGCAGACTGCGTTGGTTGAATTACTTAAGGCCAAATCTTAAACATGGAGACTACACccgagaggaagaagaaataatcatcaaattaCACCAACAATTTGGAAAAAG GTGGTCCAAGATTGCTGAAAAACTTCCGGGAAGAACAGACAATGAGATAAAGAATTATTGGCATAGCCATCTAAAAAAGCTCTTAAAGAGCGAAGAGAACACAACAACATATGATCAGTCAAAGTCAAAGGAAGGTGATAATTTTGAAGGAAATGTGAGATCTGAAAGCCCAGAGTCAAATGTTTGTGATGGCATAAATCTTGTTTTAGAAAGTTCATTGCCTGTGTCTACAGAAACCTTAGAAGGAGACAACTATTCCTCTACCTCCTGTTCTGCAATGAACTTGCCCAGACCAAAAGATACTAGTGTTGCTGCTCCATGGGTAATTGAAGATTTCGGTGGCGATTTTTGGACTCAACCCTTCGTTGTAGAAGATTCATATAGCAGTAATGTGATATGTAGTGATGAAGGCATAGCCTTATCGATTCCAAACTTCTACGACGGTGCATATTTGTTGTAG